The proteins below come from a single Zea mays cultivar B73 chromosome 8, Zm-B73-REFERENCE-NAM-5.0, whole genome shotgun sequence genomic window:
- the LOC100278401 gene encoding uncharacterized protein LOC100278401 isoform 1 (isoform 1 is encoded by transcript variant 1), translating into MRGSADAVVVARDVVASSSPSKAASALDMTRYPRLSPDGLPLPNGSGSGASKKPAAPVSPAPRSSKDDVAPAVATDSSRIAAFLASTSLEPKPRARAPQPQPTAPNSAPTAAVAANRSPARDHGHGHCSDHSDPASPSSTGARELLLRWGQNKRMRCRRDCASASPQRRQAGGKIPRRSSSPAADNLMPPPSAAPYARGSNLRYATPRPPRSGASDAHHGRGALPNPLRSAEDCAGACAGAGEKFLAVAEAAARAQKQRAVSPHKVGLGVPDPKQQQNQWGSSGSGHQQQAGAAAGASSKPAAKLEVPRIYTTLSRKEKEEDFMAMKGTKLPQRPKRRPKIIEKTVSAICPGVWLTDATRSRYEVREKKCPKKQQKHRGLKGMESIDSDSD; encoded by the exons ATGCGCGGCTCCGCGGACGCCGTCGTGGTTGCTCGGGACGTGGTGGCCTCGTCGAGCCCGTCCAAGGCCGCGTCGGCGTTGGACATGACGAG ATACCCGAGGCTCAGCCCAGATGGCCTCCCGCTGCCCaatggcagcggcagcggcgcgAGCAAGAAGCCTGCAGCGCCGGTGTCGCCGGCCCCCAGATCGAGCAAGGATGACGTGGCACCGGCCGTCGCCACCGACAGCTCCCGCATCGCGGCGTTCCTAGCCTCGACGTCGCTCGAGCCCAAGCCGCGCGCTCGCGCACCGCAGCCACAGCCGACGGCTCCTAACTCGGCGCCCACCGCAGCCGTCGCCGCGAACAGGAGCCCCGCGCgcgaccacggccacggccacTGCTCCGACCACTCCGATCCCGCCTCCCCGAGCTCCACCGGGGCCCGCGAATTGCTGCTCCGGTGGGGACAGAACAAGCGCATGCGCTGCCGCCGCGACTGCGCGTCCGCGTCGCCgcagcggcggcaggcgggcggcaAGATACCGCGCCGCTCATCGTCGCCGGCGGCGGACAATCTGATGCCGCCGCCGAGCGCAGCGCCCTACGCCCGCGGGTCCAACCTCCGCTACGCCACGCCTCGCCCGCCGCGCTCCGGCGCCAGCGACGCGCACCACGGCCGCGGGGCCCTCCCCAACCCGCTCAG ATCGGCGGAGGACTGTGCCGGTGCCTGTGCCGGTGCCGGGGAGAAGTTCTTGGCGGTTGCTGAGGCAGCGGCGAGGGCCCAGAAGCAGCGGGCGGTGTCGCCGCATAAGGTGGGCCTGGGCGTCCCGGACCCGAAGCAGCAGCAGAACCAGTGGGGCAGCAGCGGCAGTGGCCATCAGCAGCAGGCCGGCGCGGCGGCGGGGGCGTCGTCGAAGCCGGCGGCGAAGCTGGAGGTGCCGCGGATCTACACCACGCTGTCCCGAAAGGAGAAGGAGGAGGACTTCATGGCCATGAAAGGCACCAAGCTGCCGCAGCGCCCCAAGCGGCGGCCAAAGATCATCGAGAAGACCGTCAGT GCGATCTGTCCCGGGGTGTGGCTGACGGATGCGACCAGGAGCAGGTACGAGGTGCGCGAGAAGAAGTGCCCCAAGAAG CAACAGAAGCACCGGGGCCTCAAGGGCATGGAGAGCATCGACAGCGACTCCGACTGA
- the LOC100278401 gene encoding uncharacterized protein LOC100278401 isoform 2 (isoform 2 is encoded by transcript variant 2), whose protein sequence is MRCRRDCASASPQRRQAGGKIPRRSSSPAADNLMPPPSAAPYARGSNLRYATPRPPRSGASDAHHGRGALPNPLRSAEDCAGACAGAGEKFLAVAEAAARAQKQRAVSPHKVGLGVPDPKQQQNQWGSSGSGHQQQAGAAAGASSKPAAKLEVPRIYTTLSRKEKEEDFMAMKGTKLPQRPKRRPKIIEKTVSAICPGVWLTDATRSRYEVREKKCPKKQQKHRGLKGMESIDSDSD, encoded by the exons ATGCGCTGCCGCCGCGACTGCGCGTCCGCGTCGCCgcagcggcggcaggcgggcggcaAGATACCGCGCCGCTCATCGTCGCCGGCGGCGGACAATCTGATGCCGCCGCCGAGCGCAGCGCCCTACGCCCGCGGGTCCAACCTCCGCTACGCCACGCCTCGCCCGCCGCGCTCCGGCGCCAGCGACGCGCACCACGGCCGCGGGGCCCTCCCCAACCCGCTCAG ATCGGCGGAGGACTGTGCCGGTGCCTGTGCCGGTGCCGGGGAGAAGTTCTTGGCGGTTGCTGAGGCAGCGGCGAGGGCCCAGAAGCAGCGGGCGGTGTCGCCGCATAAGGTGGGCCTGGGCGTCCCGGACCCGAAGCAGCAGCAGAACCAGTGGGGCAGCAGCGGCAGTGGCCATCAGCAGCAGGCCGGCGCGGCGGCGGGGGCGTCGTCGAAGCCGGCGGCGAAGCTGGAGGTGCCGCGGATCTACACCACGCTGTCCCGAAAGGAGAAGGAGGAGGACTTCATGGCCATGAAAGGCACCAAGCTGCCGCAGCGCCCCAAGCGGCGGCCAAAGATCATCGAGAAGACCGTCAGT GCGATCTGTCCCGGGGTGTGGCTGACGGATGCGACCAGGAGCAGGTACGAGGTGCGCGAGAAGAAGTGCCCCAAGAAG CAACAGAAGCACCGGGGCCTCAAGGGCATGGAGAGCATCGACAGCGACTCCGACTGA